Proteins encoded together in one Bacteroides zoogleoformans window:
- a CDS encoding TetR/AcrR family transcriptional regulator, whose product MQIPKDDIRKDILLAAEKMFQEKGFLKTSMRDIAEEAQVGLSNIYNYFKGKDEIFCMVVRPVTRALESMLHKHHGRQGIDIFDMRSEAYLCHVVGEYVDLIRRYRLLLVLLLFRSQGSSLARFKEEFTDKSTSLVKDYFREMKRKHTELNIDITDFSIHLHTVWMFTMLEELIMHKVGSEETEKIVAEYITFELTGWRELMRI is encoded by the coding sequence ATGCAAATACCTAAGGACGATATTAGGAAAGACATTCTGCTGGCGGCGGAGAAGATGTTTCAAGAAAAAGGTTTCCTGAAAACATCCATGCGCGATATTGCCGAGGAAGCACAGGTAGGACTGAGTAATATCTATAATTATTTCAAAGGGAAAGATGAAATATTCTGTATGGTGGTTCGTCCTGTGACTCGAGCCTTGGAAAGTATGTTGCATAAACATCACGGTCGGCAGGGAATAGACATATTCGATATGAGATCCGAAGCCTATTTGTGCCATGTGGTAGGAGAATATGTGGATTTGATTCGCAGATACCGCCTTTTGTTGGTATTGCTGCTTTTCCGTTCACAAGGTTCTTCTCTTGCAAGATTCAAGGAAGAGTTTACTGATAAATCCACATCGTTGGTGAAAGATTATTTTCGGGAAATGAAACGGAAACACACAGAACTGAATATAGACATAACAGATTTTTCTATTCATCTGCATACTGTCTGGATGTTTACAATGCTTGAAGAACTGATTATGCATAAGGTTGGTTCGGAAGAAACGGAAAAGATAGTGGCGGAATATATCACATTTGAATTGACGGGTTGGAGAGAGCTTATGAGAATATAG
- a CDS encoding ABC transporter ATP-binding protein — MSTLRKLQHYMGKRKILLPLSMLLSALSALAGLLPFILVWLIVKDLLAAGGMFVTGRTIVYAWWVAGVAVAGVVLYFAALMTSHLAAFRVESNLRREAMQRISAMPLGFFDCNTSGRIRKIIDDNASVTHSFLAHQLPDLSATFLVPPVATVLIFRFNWQLGLACIIPVIIAFSTMGYMMGTKGRRFMQSYMNSLEEMNTEAVEYVRGIPVVKVFQQTIYSFKNFHRSIENYNKMVFGYTMMWEKPMSFYTVVINGFVFFLAPLAVLLMGRSGGYAEVLLDFFLFVLITPVFSQNIMKSMYLNQALGQASEAIDRLDKLLSYENLPVSASPEQMKGYDICFKEVSFSYPGVAQKAVDKVSFTIPQGKTVALVGASGGGKTTIARLVPRFWDADEGEVSIGGVNVRDIEPEVLMKHISFVFQNTKLFKTTLLDNIRYANPEASLDEVQQAVDMAQCREIIDKQPLGLNTKIGVEGTYLSGGEQQRIVLARAILKNAPIVVLDEATAFADPENEHLIQQALKKLMCGKTVLMIAHRLTSIINADNIIVIDKGRIAEQGTHAELIRKQGIYNRMWNEYRQSVCWTIGKEAAHA; from the coding sequence ATGAGTACACTAAGAAAACTGCAACATTACATGGGTAAGCGTAAAATCCTTCTACCCCTGTCTATGCTCTTGTCTGCACTCAGTGCGTTGGCAGGACTTTTACCTTTTATTCTTGTTTGGCTTATTGTCAAGGATTTGTTGGCTGCGGGCGGTATGTTTGTCACCGGGCGTACCATTGTCTATGCTTGGTGGGTAGCCGGAGTGGCTGTTGCCGGTGTTGTTCTCTACTTTGCGGCACTGATGACTTCGCACCTTGCCGCCTTCCGTGTAGAGTCCAATCTGCGGCGCGAGGCCATGCAACGTATATCCGCCATGCCTTTGGGATTCTTCGATTGCAATACGAGCGGACGTATTCGCAAGATAATAGATGACAACGCAAGTGTCACTCATAGCTTCTTGGCGCATCAATTACCCGATTTGTCAGCCACCTTTCTGGTTCCGCCGGTAGCAACCGTACTGATTTTCCGCTTCAACTGGCAACTCGGACTGGCTTGCATCATTCCGGTTATCATCGCCTTCTCGACGATGGGATACATGATGGGAACCAAAGGACGTCGGTTCATGCAGTCCTACATGAATTCGCTTGAAGAGATGAATACCGAGGCGGTGGAGTATGTGCGTGGCATCCCGGTGGTGAAAGTTTTTCAGCAGACCATCTATTCTTTCAAGAATTTCCATCGGAGCATTGAGAATTACAATAAGATGGTCTTTGGTTATACCATGATGTGGGAGAAACCTATGTCGTTCTATACAGTTGTCATCAACGGATTCGTATTCTTTCTTGCCCCGTTGGCCGTCCTCCTCATGGGACGTTCGGGTGGCTATGCGGAAGTGCTGCTCGATTTTTTTCTGTTTGTATTGATTACCCCCGTCTTTTCCCAAAACATCATGAAAAGCATGTACCTCAATCAGGCACTGGGACAAGCAAGCGAGGCCATCGACCGGTTGGATAAGTTACTTTCTTATGAGAACTTGCCGGTTTCGGCTTCGCCCGAACAGATGAAAGGATATGATATCTGTTTCAAGGAAGTGTCGTTCTCTTATCCCGGTGTCGCACAAAAGGCTGTCGACAAAGTGAGTTTCACTATTCCTCAAGGTAAGACGGTTGCTTTGGTCGGTGCTTCGGGAGGGGGTAAGACCACTATTGCCCGTTTGGTTCCCCGTTTTTGGGATGCCGATGAGGGAGAGGTGTCAATAGGTGGTGTGAATGTCAGAGACATTGAGCCGGAAGTGCTGATGAAACATATTTCTTTCGTCTTCCAGAACACAAAACTGTTCAAGACTACACTTCTGGATAATATCAGGTATGCCAATCCGGAAGCTTCGCTTGACGAGGTACAACAAGCTGTCGATATGGCACAATGTCGTGAAATCATCGACAAGCAACCGCTCGGACTGAACACTAAAATCGGTGTGGAAGGAACCTATCTTTCAGGTGGGGAACAACAACGCATCGTCTTGGCACGAGCTATTCTCAAAAATGCTCCCATTGTTGTGCTGGATGAGGCTACTGCTTTTGCCGACCCGGAAAATGAACACCTGATACAGCAGGCTCTCAAGAAGCTGATGTGCGGCAAGACGGTGCTGATGATTGCCCATCGTCTGACGAGCATCATCAATGCCGATAATATTATTGTGATAGACAAGGGACGGATAGCCGAGCAAGGCACACATGCCGAACTGATAAGAAAACAAGGAATATACAACCGCATGTGGAATGAATACCGGCAATCGGTTTGCTGGACAATAGGAAAGGAGGCCGCTCATGCTTGA
- a CDS encoding ABC transporter ATP-binding protein, which produces MLDMIQKRFALSRKGAKDFCKGTFFTVLLDIALMLPAMFVFFFLDDYLRPILGTEASAVHGFLYYSLLGVAFMILMYGFAVMQYRSTYTTVYEESANRRISLAEKLRILPLAFFGEKNLSDLTATIMDDCTDLEHTFSHAVPQLFASVISIILIAVGMAFYNWQLTLALFWVVPIALAVILLAKREMRKRNESNYLNKRLVSEHIQEGLDTIQEIKSYNREEDYLEKLDDRISVYEKTLIRNELLIGVFVNGAQSILKLGPASVIIVGAHLLSVGMLDLFTYLIFMVIGSRIYAPVNEVMNNLAALFYLDVRINRMNEMEALPVQKGTTDFHPSNYDIEFNQVAFAYETGKEVLKNVSFTARQGEITALVGSSGSGKSTAAKLAARFWDIQSGHIMLGGQDISLVDPEVLLKNYSVVFQDVVLFNASVKENIRIGRRDATDEEVMRVARLACCDEFVDRMPQGYETVIGENGETLSGGERQRISIARALLKDAPIVLLDEATASLDVENETRIQSGISELVRNKTVLIIAHRMRTIANADKIVVLEKGKVAETGTPDDLQKRGGLFAKMLGDAHIDSTFLGR; this is translated from the coding sequence ATGCTTGATATGATTCAAAAGCGCTTTGCTCTTTCAAGGAAAGGAGCGAAGGATTTCTGTAAAGGAACATTCTTTACTGTTTTGTTGGATATTGCTTTGATGCTGCCGGCAATGTTTGTTTTCTTCTTCCTGGATGATTATTTGCGTCCGATACTTGGCACGGAAGCGTCGGCGGTGCATGGATTCCTTTATTATAGTTTGCTTGGCGTCGCATTTATGATATTGATGTACGGCTTTGCCGTTATGCAATATCGCAGCACCTATACTACGGTCTATGAGGAGAGCGCCAATCGTCGTATTTCTCTCGCCGAGAAGTTGCGCATACTGCCGCTTGCTTTCTTTGGGGAGAAAAATCTTTCCGATCTTACCGCTACCATCATGGACGATTGCACCGACTTGGAACATACTTTCTCGCATGCCGTACCTCAGTTGTTTGCTTCTGTCATCAGTATCATCCTGATTGCCGTCGGTATGGCATTCTACAATTGGCAACTGACTTTGGCATTGTTTTGGGTGGTACCGATTGCACTTGCCGTTATTTTGTTGGCAAAGAGAGAAATGCGTAAACGTAACGAAAGCAATTATCTGAATAAACGTCTTGTCAGCGAACATATACAGGAGGGATTGGACACCATTCAGGAAATCAAATCCTACAATCGGGAGGAAGATTATCTGGAAAAACTGGATGACAGAATCTCTGTTTATGAGAAAACGCTCATCCGTAACGAACTGTTGATCGGCGTTTTTGTCAATGGTGCGCAAAGCATCCTGAAGTTGGGGCCGGCCAGTGTTATCATCGTAGGAGCGCATCTTCTGAGTGTCGGTATGTTGGATCTCTTTACCTATCTCATATTCATGGTTATAGGCTCGCGCATTTATGCGCCGGTCAATGAGGTGATGAATAACTTGGCGGCTTTGTTCTATCTGGATGTCCGCATCAACCGTATGAACGAAATGGAGGCACTGCCTGTGCAGAAAGGGACAACGGATTTTCATCCCAGCAACTATGATATAGAATTCAATCAAGTGGCATTTGCCTATGAAACGGGGAAAGAGGTTTTGAAAAATGTCTCTTTTACAGCGCGTCAAGGAGAGATTACAGCTCTGGTAGGCTCTTCGGGCAGTGGGAAGAGTACAGCCGCCAAATTGGCTGCACGTTTTTGGGATATACAGTCCGGACATATCATGTTGGGCGGGCAAGATATCTCTTTGGTAGACCCGGAAGTCTTATTGAAGAACTACTCTGTTGTTTTTCAAGATGTGGTGTTGTTCAATGCTTCTGTCAAAGAAAATATCCGTATAGGGCGGCGTGACGCTACGGATGAGGAAGTGATGCGCGTTGCTCGCCTGGCATGTTGTGACGAGTTTGTCGATAGAATGCCGCAGGGATATGAAACGGTTATCGGTGAGAATGGCGAAACACTTTCCGGTGGAGAGCGTCAGCGCATCTCCATTGCTCGTGCTCTGCTGAAGGATGCTCCGATTGTATTATTGGATGAGGCCACCGCTTCGCTCGACGTAGAGAATGAAACCCGTATTCAGTCCGGAATATCCGAGTTGGTGCGCAACAAAACGGTACTTATCATAGCTCATCGTATGCGTACCATTGCCAATGCCGACAAGATTGTTGTGCTGGAAAAAGGAAAGGTTGCCGAAACAGGTACTCCCGATGATTTGCAGAAACGTGGCGGGCTGTTTGCCAAGATGCTGGGCGATGCACATATTGACAGTACCTTTTTAGGACGGTGA